The proteins below come from a single Gammaproteobacteria bacterium genomic window:
- a CDS encoding NAD(P)H-hydrate dehydratase, translated as MDWIDVYQTSRDQPLLTAEAIRDFERRECERMGCPTFSLMTRAGKTAFAWLRARWPRARQWLVVVGTGNNGGDGLVIAHHAVNAGLSVTIAIGETGPNTWQNKLKADARLAWQRLSESHPKVVTFDQVDWHGVDLVVDAFLGSGVTPPAREEALRVIRAMNSAKCPIASIDVPSGLDADRGVPVGEAVFATETLTMIAVKPGLVTADGPEHCGRLWLTSLELSVPRTPQQVIRWLRFLSSDWRLQSRHLNSHKGSFGHVGVIGGDVGMGGAGLMAAQAALRSGAGKVTWWTHAAHVSAALARCPELMVQTRSPTDAKTATLLKQHDVIVFGPGLGRGDWAKAWAAQVEQFDGPLIVDADGLLWLERITGQDRPCIITPHPGEAAQLLKCDVSDIQADRYWAVETLARQYACVAVLKGCGTLVSDGKCTNVSSYGCPAMAVAGMGDMLAGMIGAILAQSHPPMHAALLGVMAHGLSGMQAAETWHNGLVATDVLAHVPHYLWE; from the coding sequence ATGGATTGGATAGATGTGTATCAAACCAGCCGTGATCAACCTTTGTTAACGGCTGAGGCAATAAGAGATTTTGAGCGCAGAGAGTGCGAACGGATGGGCTGCCCAACCTTTTCCTTGATGACACGGGCAGGTAAGACAGCATTTGCATGGCTGCGTGCGCGCTGGCCTCGGGCAAGGCAATGGCTGGTGGTTGTTGGGACGGGCAATAATGGTGGCGACGGTTTGGTGATTGCACATCATGCCGTGAACGCTGGCCTGTCTGTCACCATTGCGATCGGTGAGACAGGCCCGAACACCTGGCAAAACAAATTGAAAGCTGATGCTCGATTGGCGTGGCAGAGGCTATCCGAATCACATCCAAAAGTGGTGACGTTTGACCAGGTTGACTGGCATGGTGTGGATCTTGTCGTGGATGCCTTCTTGGGCAGTGGCGTTACACCACCCGCTAGGGAAGAAGCTTTGCGTGTGATTCGTGCCATGAACTCGGCAAAGTGCCCGATTGCCTCGATTGATGTCCCGTCTGGGTTGGATGCGGATCGAGGGGTACCAGTTGGTGAAGCGGTGTTTGCGACTGAGACCCTGACCATGATTGCCGTTAAGCCCGGTCTGGTCACGGCAGATGGACCAGAGCATTGTGGTCGGCTATGGCTGACCTCTTTGGAGCTGTCGGTGCCCCGGACACCACAACAAGTGATTCGTTGGTTACGATTTCTTTCGTCGGATTGGCGTTTGCAATCGCGCCATCTGAATAGCCACAAGGGTAGTTTCGGCCATGTCGGTGTGATTGGGGGCGATGTCGGCATGGGGGGCGCCGGTCTGATGGCGGCTCAGGCCGCGCTTCGCAGTGGCGCAGGAAAAGTCACATGGTGGACTCATGCTGCACATGTTTCGGCCGCTTTGGCGCGTTGTCCTGAACTCATGGTACAAACGCGTTCGCCAACGGATGCCAAGACAGCGACATTGCTGAAGCAGCATGACGTTATTGTGTTTGGGCCGGGCCTTGGACGAGGAGACTGGGCAAAGGCTTGGGCGGCGCAGGTGGAGCAATTTGATGGCCCTTTGATTGTCGATGCCGATGGCTTGCTATGGCTTGAACGAATCACCGGCCAAGACCGCCCATGTATTATCACGCCCCATCCGGGCGAGGCAGCACAATTACTGAAATGTGATGTGTCGGATATTCAAGCCGATCGCTACTGGGCGGTGGAAACTCTGGCGCGGCAATACGCATGTGTGGCGGTATTGAAAGGATGTGGCACGCTTGTCAGCGATGGAAAATGTACCAATGTCTCTTCCTACGGCTGTCCTGCGATGGCTGTCGCGGGCATGGGTGATATGTTGGCTGGCATGATTGGCGCCATTTTGGCGCAAAGTCATCCACCGATGCATGCGGCCCTATTGGGCGTCATGGCACACGGCTTGAGTGGTATGCAGGCAGCAGAAACATGGCACAATGGTCTGGTGGCCACGGATGTGCTGGCGCATGTGCCGCACTATTTATGGGAGTGA